From Actinopolyspora lacussalsi, a single genomic window includes:
- a CDS encoding transcriptional regulator with XRE-family HTH domain (product_source=COG1396; cath_funfam=1.10.260.40; cog=COG1396; pfam=PF13560; smart=SM00530; superfamily=47413) — translation MTEEDPGPVVQRILLGAELREARENSGLSTADATKRLGWYAGKLSKVEQGDKSVTDRELSKAIDVFGITRERAEALKELATEARRKLPPARVPEWATKYVNLIAAATELKLFFPDSFPGTVQTFEYAHAILSSAVIVAPADVDRMAEERSKRAERLMNSEATRLWLVIGEEALHREIGGKAVLRGQLEQMRSLAETPNTTVQIIPFDGGAHACHGTAFTIITLLEGRPGIVYSEGLTGSDYLGREHVRVYNLAYDNLRAAALSPQKTLEAINRRIEELS, via the coding sequence GTGACTGAGGAAGATCCAGGGCCGGTCGTGCAGCGGATCCTACTGGGCGCCGAACTGCGCGAGGCCCGCGAGAACAGCGGTTTGTCCACAGCGGATGCGACCAAGCGGCTCGGTTGGTACGCGGGCAAGCTCTCGAAGGTCGAGCAGGGCGACAAGAGCGTCACCGACAGGGAACTGTCGAAGGCGATCGACGTCTTCGGCATCACGCGGGAGCGCGCGGAGGCCCTCAAGGAACTGGCCACGGAAGCGCGACGCAAACTGCCACCCGCACGTGTCCCCGAGTGGGCGACCAAGTACGTCAACCTGATCGCCGCCGCGACCGAGCTCAAACTGTTCTTCCCCGACTCGTTCCCGGGAACCGTGCAGACGTTCGAGTACGCCCACGCCATACTGAGCAGCGCGGTCATAGTCGCCCCGGCGGATGTGGACCGCATGGCCGAAGAGCGTTCCAAGCGCGCGGAACGTCTGATGAACAGCGAGGCGACGCGACTCTGGCTGGTAATCGGTGAAGAGGCTCTACACCGCGAGATCGGTGGAAAGGCCGTGTTGCGCGGTCAGCTCGAACAAATGAGAAGTCTCGCTGAGACGCCCAACACCACCGTGCAAATCATCCCGTTCGACGGCGGCGCACACGCATGTCACGGCACGGCTTTCACGATCATCACGTTGCTGGAGGGGCGGCCCGGTATCGTTTACAGCGAAGGCTTGACCGGTAGCGACTACCTCGGACGCGAGCACGTTCGGGTCTACAACCTCGCCTATGACAACCTGCGCGCGGCCGCACTGAGCCCACAGAAGACGCTCGAAGCCATCAATCGGCGCATCGAGGAACTGAGCTAG
- a CDS encoding hypothetical protein (product_source=Hypo-rule applied; pfam=PF04149), with product MLETRNHDEPNWHKSSFSGGAENCVEVAHDATGWRLRDSKNPDGPHHHFTHTQWTNFLHHLHHNRLG from the coding sequence ATGCTCGAAACGCGGAATCACGACGAGCCGAACTGGCACAAGTCCAGCTTCAGCGGGGGCGCGGAGAACTGCGTCGAGGTCGCGCACGACGCGACGGGCTGGCGGCTGCGCGACTCCAAGAACCCCGACGGACCCCACCACCACTTCACCCACACCCAGTGGACCAACTTCCTCCACCACCTCCACCACAACCGACTCGGCTGA
- a CDS encoding hypothetical protein (product_source=Hypo-rule applied; transmembrane_helix_parts=Inside_1_20,TMhelix_21_43,Outside_44_62,TMhelix_63_82,Inside_83_94,TMhelix_95_117,Outside_118_126,TMhelix_127_146,Inside_147_166,TMhelix_167_189,Outside_190_203,TMhelix_204_226,Inside_227_234,TMhelix_235_257,Outside_258_258), translating to MSTDDIADDLERPGRPPPGPVITAALLGGMFVMLVRSLHLLWLQGTLLDVTTTSSQPGVGGVLLRAFLSCFIAAVALGYLWFTTRAMWLCGVARPVATALVSLGVAALFVLPTGALLRYALDSNAGWLTELLLLPLLSALGYASVVRFELGRHGRSRAPRPTSRTATFGAEVLGICFVLVFWWVWMHYWGAWLGIGMSVQQEPASLIVAIHCVLAVLLLVQGWFLVRMMRVIYPVGPVSVLLPALSASVVLAVLVVLA from the coding sequence ATGAGTACTGACGACATCGCCGACGATCTCGAGAGACCAGGACGACCCCCACCGGGCCCGGTGATCACCGCCGCGCTGCTGGGGGGCATGTTCGTGATGCTCGTCCGCTCGCTGCACCTGCTCTGGCTGCAGGGCACGTTGCTCGACGTGACCACCACGTCCTCGCAGCCCGGGGTGGGTGGCGTGCTCTTGCGGGCGTTCCTCTCCTGCTTCATCGCCGCGGTGGCGCTGGGGTACCTGTGGTTCACGACCCGTGCGATGTGGCTGTGCGGGGTCGCCCGGCCGGTCGCCACCGCGTTGGTGAGCCTCGGAGTGGCCGCGCTGTTCGTGCTGCCGACGGGGGCGCTGCTGCGGTACGCGCTGGATTCGAACGCGGGCTGGTTGACGGAGCTCCTGTTGCTTCCGCTGCTGAGCGCGCTCGGCTACGCCTCGGTGGTGCGCTTCGAGCTCGGCCGTCACGGTCGTTCTAGGGCACCTCGACCCACTTCCAGGACAGCGACCTTCGGGGCGGAGGTGCTGGGGATCTGCTTCGTGCTGGTCTTCTGGTGGGTGTGGATGCACTACTGGGGCGCCTGGCTCGGAATCGGCATGTCTGTACAGCAGGAACCCGCGAGCCTCATCGTCGCCATCCACTGCGTGCTCGCCGTGCTCCTGCTGGTGCAGGGGTGGTTCCTGGTCCGCATGATGCGGGTGATCTACCCAGTCGGACCGGTTTCGGTGCTGTTGCCGGCTCTCAGTGCCTCGGTGGTGCTGGCCGTGCTCGTCGTTCTGGCGTAG
- a CDS encoding RND superfamily putative drug exporter (product_source=KO:K06994; cath_funfam=1.20.1640.10; cog=COG2409; ko=KO:K06994; pfam=PF03176; superfamily=82866; transmembrane_helix_parts=Inside_1_16,TMhelix_17_39,Outside_40_175,TMhelix_176_198,Inside_199_202,TMhelix_203_225,Outside_226_228,TMhelix_229_251,Inside_252_270,TMhelix_271_293,Outside_294_307,TMhelix_308_330,Inside_331_369,TMhelix_370_392,Outside_393_516,TMhelix_517_539,Inside_540_543,TMhelix_544_566,Outside_567_580,TMhelix_581_603,Inside_604_623,TMhelix_624_646,Outside_647_655,TMhelix_656_675,Inside_676_729), producing the protein MARLLYRLGLGAQRHRLLVVVIWLIALAGGGVGAATLSGPTSDSFSIPGQESTIAQDKLQEEFDTGGGATARVVMRAPDGQQLTAPANAAEIKGLVAELSEQPGVVSASDPLNPNSPTVSPDRTTAYSTVTYDGGIGEITEQQREAMLDTVEQADQGAFTVEVSGQAVTATPSVGGPGEAIGVIAALVVLSLTYGSLVAAGMNLITAGVGVGIGALGVSIATGFMELQSTTSILATMLGLAVGIDYALFIINRHRQELRQGNDIRTSIATAVGTAGSAVVTAGLTVFIALVGLSVVGIPFLTQMGVAAAATIVVAVLVAITLVPAVLSYLGRLVLPRKQRTAPAETDAKTERAVYPGWIRAVTRGRIPALLISLVALGAVAIPAASMQTTLVQTPSEGTTQARAQQMLADSFGEGVNGPLVAYFEGDDAPRTAQQATKAIAGLDDVATVTPPTPNAEGNAAMVTVIPKSGPASAETEQLVGDLRDQLDGINGAESYVTGTTAVSVDVAHSLDQALPIYLVLVVGLALILLVLVFRSILVPLVGVLGFLLTLGAALGATVAVFQWGWLSNVVNLDDTGPLISLTPILMIGILFGLAMDYQIFLVSRMHEAYHKGHAARDAIVSGFRQAAPVVVAAALIMFSVFAGFVPAGNATIKSIAFALAIGILVDAFVVRMVLMPAALALLGRAAWWLPRWLGWLPALDVEGNAITDSGESDDGSGSDEKQRAGVGS; encoded by the coding sequence ATGGCACGCCTGTTATACCGACTGGGGCTCGGTGCCCAACGGCACCGACTGCTCGTCGTCGTGATCTGGTTGATAGCGCTCGCGGGTGGTGGCGTGGGCGCGGCGACGCTTTCCGGGCCAACCTCGGACAGCTTCTCCATCCCCGGGCAGGAGTCCACCATCGCCCAGGACAAGCTCCAGGAGGAGTTCGACACCGGCGGTGGCGCCACCGCCCGCGTGGTGATGCGGGCCCCGGACGGGCAGCAGCTGACCGCTCCCGCCAACGCCGCCGAGATCAAGGGCCTAGTCGCCGAACTGTCCGAACAGCCCGGCGTGGTCTCGGCCAGCGACCCGCTGAACCCGAACTCTCCCACGGTCAGCCCCGACCGGACCACCGCCTACAGCACGGTCACCTACGACGGCGGCATCGGTGAGATCACCGAGCAACAGCGCGAGGCGATGCTGGACACCGTCGAGCAGGCCGATCAGGGCGCGTTCACCGTCGAGGTGAGCGGCCAGGCCGTCACCGCCACTCCGTCCGTCGGTGGTCCGGGAGAGGCGATCGGCGTCATCGCCGCGCTGGTGGTCCTGAGCCTCACCTACGGCTCGCTGGTCGCCGCCGGGATGAACCTGATCACCGCCGGTGTCGGCGTGGGGATCGGCGCGCTCGGCGTCAGCATCGCCACCGGCTTCATGGAGCTGCAGTCCACCACCTCCATCCTGGCGACGATGTTGGGGCTGGCCGTCGGAATCGACTACGCCCTGTTCATCATCAACCGCCACCGGCAGGAACTGCGGCAGGGCAACGACATCAGGACCTCCATCGCCACCGCCGTTGGCACGGCCGGTTCCGCGGTGGTGACGGCCGGACTCACCGTGTTCATCGCGCTGGTCGGGCTCTCGGTCGTAGGCATTCCCTTCCTCACCCAGATGGGTGTGGCGGCGGCGGCGACCATCGTGGTGGCCGTCCTCGTGGCCATCACCCTGGTGCCCGCCGTGCTCAGCTACCTGGGACGGCTCGTGCTGCCGCGCAAGCAGCGCACCGCACCGGCCGAGACCGACGCCAAGACCGAACGGGCCGTCTACCCCGGCTGGATCCGTGCGGTCACCCGCGGTCGGATCCCGGCACTGCTGATCTCGCTCGTCGCGCTCGGCGCGGTGGCCATCCCGGCCGCCTCCATGCAGACCACGCTGGTGCAGACCCCCTCCGAGGGCACCACGCAGGCCCGAGCGCAGCAGATGCTGGCCGACAGCTTCGGAGAGGGCGTAAACGGCCCGCTGGTCGCCTACTTCGAGGGCGACGACGCGCCGCGTACCGCGCAGCAAGCCACTAAGGCGATCGCCGGACTCGACGACGTCGCCACCGTCACACCGCCCACGCCCAACGCCGAGGGCAACGCCGCGATGGTCACCGTCATCCCGAAGTCCGGTCCCGCCAGCGCGGAGACCGAGCAACTGGTCGGTGACCTGCGTGACCAGCTGGACGGCATCAACGGTGCCGAGAGCTACGTGACCGGAACCACCGCCGTCAGCGTCGACGTCGCGCACTCGCTGGACCAGGCGCTGCCGATCTACCTCGTGCTGGTCGTGGGGTTGGCTCTGATCCTGCTGGTGCTGGTGTTCCGTTCGATCCTGGTGCCGCTGGTCGGCGTGCTCGGCTTCCTGCTGACGCTGGGAGCCGCGCTCGGCGCGACCGTGGCGGTGTTCCAGTGGGGCTGGCTGAGCAACGTGGTCAACCTCGACGACACCGGGCCGCTGATCAGCCTCACCCCGATCCTGATGATCGGCATCCTGTTCGGACTGGCGATGGACTACCAGATCTTCCTGGTGTCCCGGATGCACGAGGCGTACCACAAGGGACACGCGGCCCGCGACGCGATCGTGAGCGGCTTCCGGCAGGCGGCACCTGTCGTGGTCGCGGCGGCGCTGATCATGTTCTCGGTGTTCGCCGGGTTCGTTCCGGCGGGCAACGCCACCATCAAGTCCATCGCCTTCGCCCTGGCGATCGGCATCCTGGTGGACGCCTTCGTGGTCCGCATGGTCCTGATGCCCGCGGCGTTGGCGCTGCTCGGCAGGGCCGCGTGGTGGCTGCCCCGCTGGCTGGGGTGGCTGCCCGCCCTCGACGTCGAGGGCAACGCGATCACCGACAGCGGCGAGTCCGACGACGGGAGCGGCTCCGACGAGAAGCAGCGGGCCGGGGTCGGTTCGTGA
- a CDS encoding AcrR family transcriptional regulator (product_source=COG1309; cath_funfam=1.10.10.60; cog=COG1309; pfam=PF00440; superfamily=46689), which yields MTRPFREQVDEEILDRAAELFAQHGFAQTSLKALAEAVGLSKAGLLHHYPSKEAIHEAALETGRAQARLVLADVARLAPGPERDRRALELLTDVALERAGLVSLALRPITAPDDHADALDAEDVLIHEIFALDPADHGSERLVRVIGALSALAVLSLMANHKGDKTTWRPRIIATCFDTLGHSRPGDSSTGSDQLED from the coding sequence GTGACAAGACCGTTCCGGGAACAAGTGGACGAGGAGATCCTCGACCGCGCCGCCGAGTTGTTCGCGCAGCACGGATTCGCGCAGACGTCCCTCAAGGCGCTGGCCGAGGCGGTCGGCCTGTCCAAGGCCGGTCTGCTGCACCACTATCCGAGCAAGGAAGCGATCCACGAGGCCGCGCTGGAGACGGGACGGGCGCAGGCCCGGTTGGTCCTCGCCGACGTCGCCCGGCTCGCGCCCGGGCCGGAACGCGATCGGCGGGCGCTGGAGCTGCTCACCGACGTCGCCCTGGAACGAGCGGGGCTGGTGAGCCTGGCCCTGCGGCCGATCACCGCTCCCGATGATCACGCCGACGCACTCGACGCCGAGGACGTGCTCATCCACGAGATATTCGCCCTCGATCCGGCGGACCACGGTTCGGAACGGCTCGTCCGAGTCATCGGCGCGCTGAGCGCGCTGGCCGTGCTCAGCCTCATGGCCAACCACAAGGGGGACAAGACCACCTGGCGTCCCCGGATCATCGCTACCTGTTTCGACACCCTCGGCCACTCCCGACCCGGCGATTCTTCGACCGGTTCCGACCAGCTGGAGGACTGA
- a CDS encoding isocitrate dehydrogenase (product_source=KO:K00031; cath_funfam=3.40.718.10; cog=COG0538; ko=KO:K00031; pfam=PF00180; smart=SM01329; superfamily=53659; tigrfam=TIGR00127): MSKIKVQGTVAELDGDEMTRIIWSFIKDKLIHPYLDINLDYYDLGVEHRDATDDQVTVDAANAISKHGVGVKCATITPDEARVEEFGLKKMWRSPNGTIRNILGGVIFREPIVISNIPRYVPTWTKPIVIGRHAHADQYKATDFKVPGAGTVTVTYTPADGSEPMELEVANFPEQGGVAMAMYNYRRSIEEFARASFRYGLERGYPVYMSTKNTILKAYDGVFKDVFEEVYENEFKADFEANGLTYEHRLIDDMVATALKWEGGYVWACKNYDGDVQSDTVAQGFGSLGLMTSVLMTENGTVEAEAAHGTVTRHYRRHQQGQETSTNPIASIFAWTRGLQQRGKLDSTPEVVEFAKALEQVVIETVESGRMTKDLALLVGDNQPHQNTQDFLNTLDENLQKKMAQR; the protein is encoded by the coding sequence ATGAGCAAGATCAAAGTACAGGGCACCGTCGCCGAACTGGACGGCGACGAGATGACCCGGATCATCTGGTCCTTCATCAAGGACAAGCTGATCCACCCCTACCTGGACATCAACCTCGACTACTACGACCTCGGGGTCGAGCACCGGGACGCCACCGACGACCAGGTCACCGTCGACGCGGCCAACGCGATCTCCAAGCACGGCGTCGGCGTCAAGTGCGCCACCATCACTCCCGACGAGGCACGTGTCGAGGAGTTCGGGCTCAAGAAGATGTGGCGCAGTCCCAACGGGACCATCCGCAACATCCTCGGCGGTGTGATCTTCCGCGAGCCGATCGTCATCTCCAACATCCCGCGCTACGTGCCGACCTGGACCAAGCCGATCGTCATCGGCAGGCACGCTCACGCCGACCAGTACAAGGCCACGGACTTCAAGGTCCCCGGCGCGGGCACCGTGACCGTCACCTACACCCCGGCCGACGGTTCCGAGCCGATGGAGCTCGAGGTCGCGAACTTCCCGGAGCAGGGTGGCGTGGCGATGGCCATGTACAACTACCGCCGCTCCATCGAGGAGTTCGCCAGGGCGTCCTTCCGCTACGGCCTGGAGCGGGGCTACCCGGTCTACATGTCCACCAAGAACACGATCCTGAAGGCCTACGACGGCGTGTTCAAGGACGTGTTCGAGGAGGTCTACGAGAACGAGTTCAAGGCCGACTTCGAGGCCAACGGACTCACCTACGAGCACCGGCTGATCGACGACATGGTCGCCACCGCCCTGAAGTGGGAGGGCGGCTACGTCTGGGCCTGCAAGAACTACGACGGTGACGTGCAGTCCGACACGGTCGCGCAGGGCTTTGGCTCGCTCGGCCTGATGACCTCGGTGCTGATGACCGAGAACGGCACGGTCGAGGCGGAGGCCGCCCACGGCACGGTCACCCGGCACTACCGCAGGCACCAGCAGGGCCAGGAGACCTCCACCAACCCGATCGCCTCCATCTTCGCCTGGACGCGCGGGTTGCAGCAGCGCGGCAAGCTGGACTCGACCCCCGAGGTCGTCGAGTTCGCCAAGGCGCTGGAACAGGTCGTCATCGAGACCGTCGAGAGCGGCAGGATGACCAAGGACCTCGCGCTGTTGGTCGGCGACAACCAGCCGCACCAGAACACGCAGGACTTCCTGAACACGCTGGACGAGAACCTGCAGAAGAAGATGGCCCAGCGCTGA
- a CDS encoding membrane-bound metal-dependent hydrolase YbcI (DUF457 family) (product_source=COG1988; cog=COG1988; pfam=PF04307; superfamily=101473; transmembrane_helix_parts=Inside_1_97,TMhelix_98_117,Outside_118_121,TMhelix_122_141,Inside_142_149,TMhelix_150_169,Outside_170_174,TMhelix_175_192,Inside_193_229,TMhelix_230_252,Outside_253_276), whose protein sequence is MATGPTHAMSGLAAWAAVTALAGAHTIGQLSPKTWVVGATLATGSALLPDIDHPSSTVARTFGAVSRGVSSAMSGLSGFLYRLTRTQHDSDRAGTHRGFTHTVVFAILAGLTTTAIVQSSNGTAVGIVMFVFAGLTVRGLLNNWSPQSDALLIAAVSLVLTIVCWAWAGDQPHDAAAFGTAVMIGCVAHFIGDAITEQGCPMLWPLPFGGQTWYPVAPPKALRMRTGGKVELALIGPGLTIAAVLLSTVVLYRVGAVPWLEQLGLPPSVMAWITPR, encoded by the coding sequence TTGGCGACCGGACCCACCCACGCGATGAGCGGACTCGCGGCCTGGGCCGCCGTGACCGCGCTGGCGGGCGCGCACACCATCGGCCAACTCTCCCCCAAGACATGGGTCGTGGGAGCGACGCTGGCCACCGGCTCCGCTCTGCTGCCGGACATCGATCACCCGTCCTCCACGGTCGCGCGCACGTTCGGCGCGGTCTCGCGCGGTGTCTCCTCCGCCATGAGCGGGCTGAGCGGGTTCCTGTACAGGCTGACCCGCACCCAGCATGACAGCGACCGGGCGGGTACTCACCGCGGCTTCACGCACACGGTGGTCTTCGCGATCCTGGCCGGCCTGACCACCACGGCGATCGTGCAGAGCAGCAACGGCACCGCCGTGGGCATCGTGATGTTCGTCTTCGCGGGTCTGACGGTGCGGGGACTGCTGAACAACTGGTCGCCGCAGAGCGACGCGCTGCTGATCGCCGCCGTGTCACTGGTGCTGACGATCGTGTGCTGGGCGTGGGCGGGCGACCAGCCCCACGACGCCGCCGCCTTCGGAACGGCGGTGATGATCGGCTGCGTGGCGCACTTCATCGGCGACGCCATCACCGAACAGGGCTGCCCCATGCTGTGGCCGCTCCCCTTCGGTGGACAGACCTGGTATCCCGTCGCACCGCCGAAGGCGCTGCGGATGCGGACCGGCGGCAAGGTGGAGCTGGCGCTGATCGGCCCCGGCCTGACGATCGCGGCGGTACTGCTGTCCACCGTGGTGCTCTACCGGGTGGGCGCGGTTCCGTGGCTCGAACAGCTCGGGCTGCCTCCGAGCGTCATGGCGTGGATCACCCCGCGCTGA
- a CDS encoding F0F1-type ATP synthase membrane subunit b/b' (product_source=COG0711; cath_funfam=3.40.190.10; cleavage_site_network=SignalP-noTM; cog=COG0711; superfamily=116842), translating to MRIRGKLAVLAISLPLFAGVAACGELQEAQQGVENAQQGIESAQRGVETAQNCAKATGLVNFAPNFSDQQQLREQARSKAEEVGKLAEQTSDQALSDALRDVERSMRQVSSGEVTIENSAEWTQHKLQQTETVLRICSGTTG from the coding sequence ATGCGTATTCGCGGCAAACTGGCCGTACTGGCAATCTCCCTCCCCCTGTTCGCCGGTGTGGCGGCATGCGGCGAGCTGCAGGAGGCCCAACAGGGAGTCGAGAACGCCCAGCAGGGCATCGAGAGCGCCCAGCGGGGCGTCGAAACCGCTCAGAACTGCGCGAAAGCCACCGGACTGGTCAATTTCGCACCGAACTTCTCCGACCAGCAACAGCTCCGGGAACAGGCACGCTCCAAGGCCGAGGAGGTCGGCAAACTCGCCGAGCAGACCTCGGACCAGGCACTGAGCGACGCGCTGCGGGACGTGGAGCGGTCGATGCGGCAGGTCTCGTCCGGCGAGGTCACGATCGAGAACAGCGCCGAGTGGACCCAGCACAAACTGCAGCAGACCGAAACCGTGCTGCGAATCTGCTCCGGCACCACCGGGTGA
- a CDS encoding hypothetical protein (product_source=Hypo-rule applied; pfam=PF08940; superfamily=50118), which yields MKATTGERLHMHSRTVEQPDRVGVILEVRGEDGNPPYLVRFDDGHERLVYPGTDCEVEGHPAGA from the coding sequence ATGAAGGCGACCACGGGAGAACGACTCCACATGCACAGCAGGACCGTCGAACAACCGGACCGGGTGGGAGTCATCCTGGAGGTACGCGGTGAGGACGGGAACCCGCCGTACCTCGTACGGTTCGACGACGGGCACGAGCGGCTCGTCTATCCCGGAACGGACTGCGAGGTGGAGGGACACCCCGCCGGCGCGTGA
- a CDS encoding hypothetical protein (product_source=Hypo-rule applied; pfam=PF14062) translates to MLWEERQGEATADPMAMLRIGFAGNRELPAGELLTEQSTRIGDGQDAGPLCWISKEPPSAQLLATLRAESGNNGLWPLLLVDDTEIYGERCTVGVVAPEPRAHIDKWHVEQVMSRIWDGLCQVDSDLGPAYDLESLAPFDHTCPGPAPAGDLLADANVLANQLTQRLLNEQTRLGLVPAPRGSDVLTVLGWSGATNHVSRCAGLSAMLRSWEERFGARVLRLGPDRLDLSVAAPPTRREHAAAVAAEHWTFAPDRVMQDSGSIASYAEEIRGGRQWSFWWD, encoded by the coding sequence GTGCTATGGGAAGAGCGGCAGGGTGAGGCCACTGCCGACCCAATGGCGATGCTTCGGATCGGGTTCGCGGGCAACCGGGAGTTGCCTGCCGGGGAGCTGCTGACCGAGCAGTCAACCAGGATCGGCGACGGGCAGGACGCCGGGCCGTTGTGCTGGATAAGCAAGGAACCCCCCTCGGCGCAGCTACTGGCCACGCTCCGCGCGGAGAGCGGCAACAACGGTCTCTGGCCGCTGCTGCTGGTCGACGACACCGAGATCTACGGGGAGCGCTGCACCGTGGGAGTGGTCGCCCCGGAACCGCGCGCGCACATCGACAAGTGGCACGTCGAGCAGGTGATGTCCCGGATCTGGGACGGGCTGTGCCAGGTCGACTCCGATCTGGGGCCCGCCTACGACCTGGAGAGCCTGGCCCCGTTCGACCACACCTGCCCCGGCCCCGCACCCGCGGGCGACCTGCTGGCGGACGCGAACGTGCTGGCCAACCAGCTCACCCAGCGCCTGCTGAACGAGCAGACGCGGCTCGGCCTGGTACCGGCGCCTCGCGGATCGGACGTTCTCACGGTGCTCGGCTGGTCCGGGGCCACGAATCACGTGTCTCGCTGTGCCGGGCTGTCGGCGATGTTGCGCAGCTGGGAGGAACGTTTCGGGGCGCGGGTGCTGCGCCTGGGGCCGGATCGGCTGGATCTCAGCGTCGCCGCGCCACCCACCCGACGGGAGCACGCGGCCGCGGTGGCCGCCGAGCACTGGACGTTCGCCCCCGACCGGGTCATGCAGGACAGCGGCAGCATCGCGTCCTACGCCGAGGAGATCCGGGGCGGACGCCAGTGGTCGTTCTGGTGGGACTGA
- a CDS encoding uncharacterized membrane protein YidH (DUF202 family) (product_source=COG2149; cog=COG2149; pfam=PF11222; transmembrane_helix_parts=Inside_1_11,TMhelix_12_34,Outside_35_43,TMhelix_44_66,Inside_67_74,TMhelix_75_97,Outside_98_99), whose amino-acid sequence MAMIDRFGGKRVSAQLCFALVILIVLFGGLRVAMSHWREGATLLGGALLLAAVLRGSLPAERVGLLAIRGRVVDVLLYGALGLVIVFVAITITGGPLSG is encoded by the coding sequence GTGGCGATGATCGACCGGTTCGGCGGTAAGCGCGTTTCGGCGCAGCTGTGCTTCGCGCTCGTGATCCTGATCGTCCTGTTCGGCGGGCTGCGGGTGGCGATGTCGCACTGGCGCGAGGGCGCCACGCTGCTCGGGGGAGCCCTGCTGCTCGCCGCCGTGCTGCGCGGTTCGCTTCCCGCCGAGCGGGTCGGTCTGCTGGCCATCCGCGGCCGGGTGGTGGACGTGCTGCTCTACGGCGCGCTGGGGCTGGTGATCGTGTTCGTGGCCATAACGATCACCGGTGGTCCGCTCTCCGGGTGA